In one window of Syngnathus scovelli strain Florida chromosome 20, RoL_Ssco_1.2, whole genome shotgun sequence DNA:
- the gnpat gene encoding dihydroxyacetone phosphate acyltransferase encodes MASKEVYSRRDPMLKKRDDFEDVLEERRNSSDLRYAVKCFTPVLYKGLTPCTPDTLKITTLHSDHVQYVIRQVANETGKAPDDVQGEALAILDEMAHRLQLSTVRFFAFTLSKVFKTLFRSVSVNEEGIQRLQQAIQEHPVVLLPSHRSYMDFLLMSYILYTYDLSLPVIAAGMDFMGMKFVGEMLRMSGAFFIRRSFGADKLYWAVFSEYVKTIVKNGYAPVEFFLEGTRSRTAKSLTPKLGLLNIVMEPFLKGEVYDICLVPVSISYERILEEALYARELLGVPKPKESTSGLFKARKILREDYGSIHVYFGQPVSVRSLAQGHVDRRQYILTPRHIPARPSEDIVRFVNSAAYSLVRAQEENSVLKPWVLLATLLLQKEEAPLKLDELTEGVVWLRDLSRQYGAFLHWPDHIRPSEVVSSSLALHGGLVRVFEGRVHLEQGAGNAAASPEEKLLSRAVLVLSCASYRNQALHVFLRPALLALAVGAASSTRKQEIFERFKFLRDVFSNEFILCAGATVEDFDEACYLLEKTGALQVSQHDVEVTKRGQRTLDFLTGVLEPFLQGYLVICGFLLETAAEALTQKSFGQAVRQFIIKHLLAGRLRHSEVLSSDLHKNALAALLRLGAVRRVQQDSLSVDKMKLSSILNTLGGKLPPPNVAAARL; translated from the exons ATGGCATCCAAAGAGGTTTACTCG cgtAGAGATCCGATGTTAAAAAAGCGAGATGACTTTGAAGACGTCCTGGAGGAACGCCGGAACTCCAGCGACCTCAGATATGCCGTCAAGTGCTTCACGCCCGTCCTCTACAAAGGCTTAACGCCGTGCACGCCGGACACGCTCAAAATCACCACGCTGCACTCGGATCACGTCCAATATGTCATCCGTCAG GTTGCCAACGAGACGGGCAAAGCGCCGGACGATGTCCAGGGGGAGGCGTTAGCCATCTTGGACGAGATGGCTCACCGCCTGCAGCTCAGCACGGTTCGCTTCTTCGCCTTCACCCTCAGCAAGGTGTTCAAGACCTTGTTTCGAAGTGTCAGCGTTAACGAGGAAGGCATCCAGAGA CTCCAGCAGGCCATCCAGGAGCACCCGGTGGTTCTCCTCCCGAGCCACCGCAGCTACATGGACTTCCTGCTCATGTCCTACATCCTGTACACCTACGACCTCTCGCTGCCTGTCATCGCCGCCGGCATGG ACTTCATGGGGATGAAATTCGTGGGCGAGATGTTGCGGATGTCCGGCGCCTTCTTCATCCGACGCTCGTTCGGCGCCGACAAATTGTATTGGGCCGTCTTTTCCGAGTACGTCAAGACCATTGTCAAG AATGGGTACGCCCCTGTTGAGTTTTTCCTCGAGGGCACGCGAAGCCGAACAGCAAAATCGTTAACGCCAAAGTTgg GCCTTTTGAACATCGTGATGGAGCCTTTCCTCAAGGGCGAGGTGTACGACATCTGCTTGGTACCGGTCAGCATCAGCTACGAGAGGATCCTGGAGGAGGCGCTTTACGCCCGGGAGCTTCTCGGGGTTCCCAAGCCCAAAGAGTCCACGTCG GGTCTCTTTAAGGCCAGAAAGATTCTGCGTGAGGACTATGGCAGCATCCATGTTTACTTTGGCCAACCCGTGTCAGTCCGGAGTTTAGCACAAGGCCATGTGGACCGCCGTCAATATATTCTGACGCCCAG acacatCCCGGCGAGGCCCAGCGAGGACATTGTACGCTTTGTGAACAGCGCCGCCTACAGCCTGGTGAGGGCGCAAGAGGAGAACTCTGTGCTGAAGCCGTGGGTCCTCCTGGCCACTCTGCTGCTGCAGAAGGAGGAGGCGCCGTTGAAGCTGGACGAGCTGACCGAAGGAGTCGTGTGGTTGCGTGATCTTTCCCGGCAGTACGGAGCTTTCCTCCATTGGCCCG ACCACATACGTCCATCGGAGGTGGTGTCGTCCAGCCTCGCCCTGCACGGAGGGCTGGTGAGGGTCTTTGAGGGGCGGGTCCACCTGGAACAAG GTGCAGGCAACGCAGCCGCCTCCCCGGAGGAGAAGCTCCTGAGCCGGGCAGTGCTGGTGCTCTCTTGCGCCTCCTACAGGAACCAGGCACTCCACGTCTTCCTGAGACCGGCATTGCTCGCCTTGGCCGTCGGCGCTGCTTCTTCCACTCGAAAAC aGGAAATTTTTGAGCGCTTCAAATTCCTGAGGGACGTCTTCTCGAATGAATTCATCTTATGTGCCGGAGCCACCGTGGAG GACTTTGATGAGGCATGTTACCTGCTGGAGAAGACGGGAGCACTGCAGGTCTCCCAGCACGACGTGGAGGTGACAAAACGAGGGCAGAGGACCCTGGACTTCCTCACGGGCGTGCTAGAGCCCTTCCTTCAAGGATACCTG GTGATTTGCGGTTTCCTTTTGGAGACGGCCGCCGAGGCGCTGACGCAAAAGTCGTTTGGCCAGGCCGTGCGGCAGTTTATCATCAAACATCTGCTGGCAG GGAGGCTGAGGCACTCGGAGGTGTTGTCGTCCGACCTGCACAAGAACGCCCTGGCCGCTCTGCTCAGACTGGGCGCCGTGAGAAG AGTGCAGCAGGACAGTCTGAGTGTGGACAAAATGAAACTCAGCTCCATATTAAACACTTTGG GAGGGAAGCTCCCGCCGCCCAACGTCGCCGCTGCTCGCCTTTAA
- the c20h1orf131 gene encoding uncharacterized protein C1orf131 homolog isoform X1, producing the protein MKPDTTESVDDDCALLEQILDKLYDIGSVKTKKKRKRCQEEASSEDVAKVETFDEDQGGGQKPSEVPVNNQGPAVNSVSDVEVVTFQDPAKRQKTQQMPAGDETILQKVSEMIQSAPQQGVSFEKARLEVHRFGITGYKKEQQRVYEKERAIMLGARPPKKNYLNYKVLQQQIKDKKTAQKEAVKSDSKKKKKNPSRDHKKTPASGSSSAPTGQMGRFKDGILILSQKDIKTMKSKIQRK; encoded by the exons ATGAAGCCCGACACTACTGAGTCTGTTGACGATGACTGTGCTTTATTGGAACAAATTTTGGATAAGTTATACGACATTG GATCCGTGAAAacgaagaaaaagagaaaaagatgCCAGGAAGAAGCTAGTTCTGAAGACGTTGCTAAAGTTGAGACTTTTGATGAAGACCAAGGTGGAGGACAGAAACCCTCTGAGGTGCCTGTCAACAATCAAG GTCCAGCTGTAAATTCGGTGAGTGACGTGGAGGTGGTGACCTTTCAGGACCCTGCCAAGAGACAAAAGACCCAACAGATGCCTGCTGGAGATGAAACGATT CTACAGAAGGTTTCAGAGATGATACAGAGTGCTCCACAACAGGGTGTCAGTTTTGAGAAG GCTCGACTGGAGGTGCATCGTTTCGGCATCACAGGCTACAAAAAGGAGCAGCAGCGAGTCTATGAGAAGGAGAGAGCCATCATGTTGGGCGCACGA CCTCCCAAGAAGAACTATTTGAACTATAAAGTGCTGCAGCAGCAAATCAAGGACAAGAAGACGGCACAAAAGGAGGCAGTGAAGTCG gactcgaagaaaaagaagaagaatccAAG CAGGGACCACAAGAAGACGCCGGCGTCTGGCTCGTCCTCGGCGCCCACGGGTCAGATGGGCCGCTTCAAGGACGGCATACTGATCCTCAGCCAAAAGGACATCAAGACCATGAAGAGCAAGATACAACGCAAATGA
- the c20h1orf131 gene encoding uncharacterized protein C1orf131 homolog isoform X2 translates to MKPDTTESVDDDCALLEQILDKLYDIGSVKTKKKRKRCQEEASSEDVAKVETFDEDQGGGQKPSEVPVNNQGPAVNSVSDVEVVTFQDPAKRQKTQQMPAGDETILQKVSEMIQSAPQQGVSFEKARLEVHRFGITGYKKEQQRVYEKERAIMLGARPPKKNYLNYKVLQQQIKDKKTAQKEAVKSDSKKKKKNPRDHKKTPASGSSSAPTGQMGRFKDGILILSQKDIKTMKSKIQRK, encoded by the exons ATGAAGCCCGACACTACTGAGTCTGTTGACGATGACTGTGCTTTATTGGAACAAATTTTGGATAAGTTATACGACATTG GATCCGTGAAAacgaagaaaaagagaaaaagatgCCAGGAAGAAGCTAGTTCTGAAGACGTTGCTAAAGTTGAGACTTTTGATGAAGACCAAGGTGGAGGACAGAAACCCTCTGAGGTGCCTGTCAACAATCAAG GTCCAGCTGTAAATTCGGTGAGTGACGTGGAGGTGGTGACCTTTCAGGACCCTGCCAAGAGACAAAAGACCCAACAGATGCCTGCTGGAGATGAAACGATT CTACAGAAGGTTTCAGAGATGATACAGAGTGCTCCACAACAGGGTGTCAGTTTTGAGAAG GCTCGACTGGAGGTGCATCGTTTCGGCATCACAGGCTACAAAAAGGAGCAGCAGCGAGTCTATGAGAAGGAGAGAGCCATCATGTTGGGCGCACGA CCTCCCAAGAAGAACTATTTGAACTATAAAGTGCTGCAGCAGCAAATCAAGGACAAGAAGACGGCACAAAAGGAGGCAGTGAAGTCG gactcgaagaaaaagaagaagaatccAAG GGACCACAAGAAGACGCCGGCGTCTGGCTCGTCCTCGGCGCCCACGGGTCAGATGGGCCGCTTCAAGGACGGCATACTGATCCTCAGCCAAAAGGACATCAAGACCATGAAGAGCAAGATACAACGCAAATGA